The Populus nigra chromosome 14, ddPopNigr1.1, whole genome shotgun sequence genome has a segment encoding these proteins:
- the LOC133672990 gene encoding coniferyl alcohol acyltransferase-like: protein MGATGGDDHQAAGMFSVTVTEKEVVAAVLPMHEHWLPLSNLDLLLPPLDVGVFFCYKRPTSSTLTISSSSPATNSYNFRSMVGVLKKAMAQVLVSYYAFAGEVVANSVGEPELLCNNRGVDFFEAVADIELMDLNLYNPDDSIEGKLVPRKKNGVLAVQATQLKCGGLVVACTFDHRIADAYSANMFLVSWAETAQSKPISLLPSFRRSLLNPRRPSCVDASLDNMYVPVSTLSPPKEPAPDADQLVSRIYYVKADDLNQLQSLASSKGNKRTKMESFSGFLWQLVAKYCAIKDDNNNNACKKISKMGIVVDGRTRLSSDLERGDVMEAYFGNVLSIPYGGKTVRELIENPLSWVANEVHDFLENAVTKEHFLGLIDWVEARRPEPAVAKIYCGGGDSDGPAFVVSSGQRFPVSKVDFGWGVPLFGSYHFPWGGTAGYVMPMPNPAGNGDWMVYMHLFRGQLEFIETEASNFLRPLTCSYLRCLTASSN, encoded by the exons ATGGGTGCTACTGGAGGAGATGATCATCAGGCGGCCGGCATGTTCTCAGTGACCGTGACCGAGAAGGAGGTGGTGGCAGCAGTGCTCCCAATGCACGAACATTGGCTGCCACTCTCCAACCTTGACTTGCTTcttcctccacttgatgtgggTGTTTTCTTTTGTTACAAGAGACCAACGTCGTCGACCTTGACGATCAGCTCATCCTCACCAGCTACTAATTCTTACAATTTTCGGTCCATGGTTGGTGTTCTGAAAAAGGCCATGGCCCAAGTTCTGGTGTCTTACTACGCCTTTGCCGGAGAGGTTGTGGCTAACTCTGTGGGTGAGCCTGAGCTGCTGTGCAACAACCGAGGCGTGGACTTTTTTGAAGCAGTTGCAGATATTGAGCTTATGGACCTCAATTTGTATAACCCTGATGATAGCATTGAGGGGAAGCTCGTGCCCAGAAAGAAGAATGGGGTCCTTGCTGTCCAG GCAACGCAACTGAAATGTGGCGGTTTGGTGGTGGCGTGCACGTTTGATCATCGCATTGCAGATGCCTACTCGGCCAACATGTTTTTGGTGTCATGGGCAGAGACAGCTCAATCTAAACCAATATCACTGCTTCCATCGTTCAGAAGATCCTTGCTAAACCCAAGACGTCCTAGTTGCGTGGACGCTTCTTTGGACAACATGTACGTGCCCGTCTCCACACTGTCACCTCCCAAAGAGCCTGCACCTGATGCTGATCAACTCGTAAGTCGCATATACTATGTGAAAGCAGATGACCTAAATCAACTACAATCCCTTGCTAGCTCCAAAGGGAACAAGAGGACAAAAATGGAATCATTTAGTGGATTCTTGTGGCAATTGGTTGCCAAGTATTGTGCTATAAAAgatgataacaacaacaatgcCTGCAAGAAGATATCAAAAATGGGCATCGTTGTGGATGGAAGGACTAGGTTAAGTAGTGATCTTGAAAGAGGGGATGTAATGGAAGCATACTTTGGAAATGTGCTATCCATCCCCTATGGTGGCAAGACAGTCCGTGAACTAATTGAAAATCCATTGAGTTGGGTTGCAAATGAGGTCCATGATTTCTTGGAAAATGCAGTGACCAAGGAGCATTTCTTAGGGCTGATTGATTGGGTGGAGGCTCGGAGGCCAGAGCCAGCTGTGGCCAAGATAtattgtggtggtggtgatagCGACGGGCCGGCTTTCGTCGTCTCCTCCGGGCAAAGATTCCCGGTCTCGAAGGTGGATTTCGGTTGGGGTGTGCCTCTTTTCGGGTCGTATCATTTTCCATGGGGTGGAACTGCTGGGTACGTGATGCCCATGCCAAATCCAGCAGGTAATGGTGATTGGATGGTGTACATGCACCTGTTCAGAGGGCAGCTGGAGTTCATCGAGACAGAAGCTTCCAATTTCCTTAGGCCCTTGACTTGCAGTTATCTACGTTGCCTAACTGCATCATCAAACTAG
- the LOC133672577 gene encoding uncharacterized protein LOC133672577 gives MACLTKALNGMTSQETWNGRKPNATHLKVFESIGYMHIKRHFGVVNKRLLEKLSVTTVPADALETTRHLLKIVVKDATFTAHGLTKDALNHIKTHIIDIMPYLLLSAITTNAAKEAKEKGESNHEQHEKDKGIQQKEPYVSLTSSSFASLKSLSRLKLIIN, from the exons ATGGC GTGTCTTACGAAAGCCTTAAATGGCATGACTTCACAAGAGACATGGAATGGAAGAAAGCCAAATGCTACTCACTTGAAGGTGTTTGAGAGCATTGGTTATATGCAT ATAAAAAGACATTTTGGAGTGGTAAATAAGAGGTTATTAGAGAAGTTGAGTGTTACTACAGTCCCAGCTGATGCCTTAGAAACTACTCGTCACTTGTTAAAGATTGTAGTTAAAGATGCAACTTTTACTGCTCATGGCCTCACCAAGGATGCCTTGAATCATATCAAGACTCATATTATTGATATTATGCCTTATTTACTCTTGTCTGCTATCACTACAAAT GCGGCAAAAGAGGCTAAGGAAAAGGGAGAATCCAATCATGAACAACATGAAAAAGATAAAGGCATTCAACAAAAGGAACCTTATGTATCACTAACTTCTTCCTCATTTGCTTCACTAAAGTCATTATCAAGGCTcaagttaattattaattaa
- the LOC133672901 gene encoding uncharacterized protein LOC133672901, which produces MLIYAPSPVVFNTTSTSSYILAGAVKSSSNINKSTGYLTRGSGRFSMTITSLFAAGAVLASAAAGASVEAPQQQQQQQAETETLSNIPQTLSGGECASVSPKDCKKARIQRPKSRKAESCTIKCVTTCIRGGEGSPGEGPLNVRRPIVVFKQGFRSRNYCLVECSDICNLIGDADDGP; this is translated from the exons ATGCTAATTTATGCCCCAAGTCCAGTGGTTTTTAATACAACAAGCACATCATCCTATATTCTTGCCGGAGCTGTCAAAAGCAGTAGCAATATCAACAAGAGCACAGGCTATCTCACCAGAGGCAGCGGCAGATTCAGCATGACCATTACGAGCTTGTTTGCTGCTGGCGCAGTTTTAGCCTCAGCAGCTGCAGGAGCAAGTGTTGAGGCaccccaacaacaacaacaacaacaagcaGAGACAGAGACTCTATCGAACATACCACAAACACTGTCAGGTGGGGAGTGTGCATCAGTATCTCCTAAGGATTGCAAGAAGGCTAGGATCCAACGGCCCAAGTCAAGGAAAGCAGAGTCATGCACTATCAAGTGTGTCACCACTTGTATCCGGGGCGGTGAAGGCTCCCCTGGAGAAGGCCCTCTCAATGTTAGAAG GCCTATAGTGGTTTTCAAGCAAGGATTCCGAAGCCGTAATTACTG TTTGGTGGAGTGCTCCGATATTTGTAATTTGATCGGAGATGCAGATGATGGACCTTAA
- the LOC133673553 gene encoding protein HIGH CHLOROPHYLL FLUORESCENCE PHENOTYPE 173, chloroplastic-like has protein sequence MKGYFSQEEPGGQRALIFDQGNRISQGISCVDVADICVKALHDSTARNKSFDVCYEYVSEQGRELYELVAHLPDKANNYLTPALSVLEKNT, from the exons ATGAAAGGTTACTTTTCGCAGGAGGAGCCAGGTGGTCAACGTGCACTCATATTTGATCAAGGAAACAGGATTTCTCAA GGAATTAGCTGTGTTGACGTGGCTGATATCTGCGTGAAGGCATTGCATGATTCGACTGCAAGAAACAAGAGCTTTGAT GTCTGTTATGAATACGTCTCTGAACAAGGGCGGGAGCTCTATGAACTT GTGGCACATTTACCTGACAAAGCAAACAACTATTTGACACCAGCACTGTCTGTCTTGGAGAAGAACACTTGA